The following are encoded in a window of Amaranthus tricolor cultivar Red isolate AtriRed21 chromosome 2, ASM2621246v1, whole genome shotgun sequence genomic DNA:
- the LOC130805719 gene encoding uncharacterized protein LOC130805719: MADLLQKTKEDRNSALRQKDKISWLTMGVENTNFFHQSIKHRHKANTINTSHQHEYCYKGPILTAAQQNLLPLSFSKAEIKKALWSIPEDKAPALMGSIVASTKLIGRCITKLICSRLKPVLEAIISSNQSPFVEGRSILYNILLCQDVVKRYGRRSCMPSCLI, encoded by the exons ATGGCAGATCTTCTTCAGAAGACTAAGGAGGATCGAAATTCAGCGCTACGACAAAAGGACAAAATTTCCTGGCTCACCATGGGAGTTGAAAACACCAATTTCTTTCATCAGTCCATCAAGCACAGACATAAAGCAAACACCATCAAT ACGTCTCATCAACATGAATATTGTTACAAGGGTCCAATCCTCACAGCAGCCCAACAAAACCTTCTACCCTTGTCATTCTCTAAGGCAGAAATCAAAAAGGCTCTATGGAGCATCCCTGAGGATAAAGCCCCGGCATTAATGGGTTCAATAGTGGCTTCTACAAAGCTTATTGGCCG ATGCATCACCAAGCTTATATGTAGTAGATTGAAGCCAGTCCTAGAGGCCATCATCAGCTCTAATCAAAGCCCTTTTGTGGAAGGTCGCAGCATTTTATACAATATCCTCCTATGCCAAGACGTGGTAAAACGCTATGGAAGACGAAGTTGTATGCCTAGTTGCCTCATTTAA